A single region of the Zonotrichia leucophrys gambelii isolate GWCS_2022_RI chromosome 9, RI_Zleu_2.0, whole genome shotgun sequence genome encodes:
- the KPNA4 gene encoding importin subunit alpha-3, whose translation MADNEKLDNQRLKNFKNKGRDLETMRRQRNEVVVELRKNKRDEHLLKRRNVPHEDICEDSDIDGDFRVQNTSLEAIVQNASSDNQGIQLSAVQAARKLLSSDRNPPIDDLIKSGILPILVHCLERDDNPSLQFEAAWALTNIASGTSEQTQAVVQSNAVPLFLRLLHSPHQNVCEQAVWALGNIIGDGPQCRDYVISLGVVKPLLSFISPSIPITFLRNVTWVMVNLCRHKDPPPPMETIQEILPALCVLIHHTDVNILVDTVWALSYLTDAGNEQIQMVIDSGIVPHLVPLLSHQEVKVQTAALRAVGNIVTGTDEQTQVVLNCEALSHFPALLIHPKEKINKEAVWFLSNITAGNQQQVQAVIDANLVPMIIHLLDKGDFGTQKEAAWAISNLTISGRKDQVAYLIQQNVIPPFCNLLTVKDAQVVQVVLDGLSNILKMAEEEAETIANLIEECGGLEKIEQLQNHENEDIYKLAYEIIDQFFSSDDIDEDPSLVPEAIQGGTFGFNSSANVPAEGFQF comes from the exons ATGGCCGACAACGAGAAGCTGGACAACCAGCGCCTCAAGAACTTCAAGAACAAAGGCCGCGACCTGGAG actATGAGAAGACAAAGAAATGAAGTTGTCGTGGAGTTGAGAAAG aaCAAAAGAGATGAGCATCTCCTAAAGAGGAGGAATGTTCCCCACGAAGATATCTGTGAGGATTCTGATATCGATGGGGACTTCAGAGTG CAAAACACTTCTTTGGAGGCAATAGTACAG AATGCTTCAAGTGACAACCAGGGTATTCAGTTAagtgctgtgcaggcagcaaG gaagctgctgtCCAGTGACCGCAACCCACCCATCGACGACCTCATAAAATCAGGAATATTACCTATCCTAGTGCACTGTCTTGAAAGAGATGACAA TCCTTCCTTACAGTTTGAAGCTGCGTGGGCGCTGACAAACATCGCCTCTGGCACCTCGGAGCAGACCCAGGCTGTGGTTCAATCCA ATGCTGTGCCGCTTTTCCTGAGACTGCTGCATTCACCTCATCAAAATGTTTGTGAGCAAGCAGTGTGGGCTTTAGGGAATATCATAG GTGATGGACCCCAGTGTAGAGATTATGTCATTAGCCTTGGAGTAGTGAAGCCCCTGCTGTCCTTCAtcagcccctccatccccatcACCTTCCTCAGGAACGTCACCTGGGTGATGGTGAACCTGTGCCGCCACAAGGACCCCCCTCCGCCCATGGAGACCAtccaggag ATCCTGCCCGCGCTCTGCGTTCTCATTCACCACACCGATGTCAAT ATATTGGTAGATACAGTCTGGGCCCTCTCCTATCTGACGGATGCTGGCAACGAGCAGATCCAGATGGTGATAGACTCTGGCATTGTCCCTCACCTGGTTCCTCTCCTCAGCCACCAGGAAGTCAAAGTCCAG acTGCTGCCCTGAGGGCTGTGGGGAACATCGTCACTGGCACCGACGAGCAGACACAGGTGGTTCTCAACTGTGAAGCtctctcccatttcccagcacTTCTGATACAtcccaaagaaaaaattaataag gaAGCAGTGTGGTTCCTATCCAACATCACTGCAGGAAACCAGCAGCAAGTTCAGGCAGTAATAGATGCAAACCTTGTTCCAATGATAATCCATCTTCTAGATAAG ggggattttgggactcAGAAAGAAGCTGCTTGGGCAATAAGCAACTTAACAATCAGCGGGAGAAAAGACCAG gtGGCTTACTTGATTCAACAAAATGTAATCCCTCCCTTTTGCAATTTGCTGACAGTAAAAGATGCACAAGTTGTGCAGGTGGTTCTGGATGGACTaagtaatatattaaaaatggcTGAAGAGGAAGCAGAAACCATAGCCAACCTTATAGAAGAGTGTGGAG GCCTGGAGAAAATTGAACAGCTACAAAACCATGAAAATGAAGACATCTACAAACTGGCTTATGAGATCATTGACCAGTTCTTCTCCTCAGATGAT ATTGATGAAGATCCAAGCCTTGTTCCAGAAGCGATCCAAGGCGGAACATTTGGTTTCAATTCATCTGCCAATGTACCAGCAGAAGGGTTCCAGTTTTAG